Within Bdellovibrio bacteriovorus HD100, the genomic segment GTTTGTTGCCGCCACGATACGCACATCCACTTTACGGGATTCAGTCGCACCCACTGGCATGAACGTACCTTCCTGAAGAACACGCAGCAGTTTTACCTGCATCTGCGGGGAGGTGTCCCCGATCTCATCCAGGAAGAAAGTTCCTTTGTCGGCCATTTCGAAAAGACCTTTTTTGTCTTTCAAAGCACCTGTGAAGGAGCCTTTTACGTGACCGAACAATTCAGATTCCAAAAGGTTGTCATTGAACGCGGAACAGTTCTGAATGATGAAAGGCTTGTCTTTACGGTGAGAGTTGTAGTGAATTGATTTTGCGATCAATTCCTTACCCGTACCGTTTTCACCCTGCACCAATACTGTGGAATCTGCACCTTTGATCTTATCAAGCAAAGCATACAGGGACTGCATTGGTTTGGACTTACCGATCATGTTGTCATACTTGAAGCGGTTGCCCAGTTCTTTGTTCAATTCTTTGATGCGGTCTTCACGGGAAGAGATTTCCAGGTGAAGGGTCACGATCTCCTGTGCCACCAGTTCGCACAGCTCGTTGAAGTGAGCGCGCTCCTGATCATCCAGGAACTTCAGTTTGCCCAGACATTTTTCAATCACTTCGCCGGACATACCGAAGGCTGCAAGGCGCTCGCGGATCTCTGTCAGACGGGAAGTGAAGTTGGAGTCACGGAAGAAGCCCATAGCCACAACCGTACCCACACAGTCATTTTCGATCATGATCGGGAATACACCCACATCAAAACCAACCATGTCCCACTTGCGCAGGGAGAATCTGTTTTGGGAAGTGCGAAGATCATCCAAAGACTTGGTCACAAGTTCTGCGATGCTTTGCTGACCGGCTTCTTTTCTTACCAGAGCTGTGATTGCCGGGTTGCTGAAGGTGACTTTATCAGAGTCATAACCTTTAAGCATTCCGCGCTCGTCTGTGAAAACAACGTCAATGTTCCACCACGCGCTGAGAATCTGTTTGAGCTTGTTGATGACATGTATATGTTCAAACTCATCCCAATTAATCATAAGTATCGTCCTTTCAGTGACTGTCAAAAGTATCGATACTTTTATCGTCAAGAAAGTA encodes:
- a CDS encoding sigma 54-interacting transcriptional regulator, with product MINWDEFEHIHVINKLKQILSAWWNIDVVFTDERGMLKGYDSDKVTFSNPAITALVRKEAGQQSIAELVTKSLDDLRTSQNRFSLRKWDMVGFDVGVFPIMIENDCVGTVVAMGFFRDSNFTSRLTEIRERLAAFGMSGEVIEKCLGKLKFLDDQERAHFNELCELVAQEIVTLHLEISSREDRIKELNKELGNRFKYDNMIGKSKPMQSLYALLDKIKGADSTVLVQGENGTGKELIAKSIHYNSHRKDKPFIIQNCSAFNDNLLESELFGHVKGSFTGALKDKKGLFEMADKGTFFLDEIGDTSPQMQVKLLRVLQEGTFMPVGATESRKVDVRIVAATNRNLKEMVEQGTFREDLYYRLNVINIRVPPMRERKEDIPFLVDFFLNKIHDQQGGPKRQITKRALEKLYDYPWPGNVRELQNEIERLCVLSGDETKLMAELLSPKVLEAGEKNKVQGSRLQGKLKDALEDLEREMIREGLRRTGWNKSKLAKELGISRAGLIMKVEKYGLDKRKLAR